In Nitrospira sp. CR1.1, the following are encoded in one genomic region:
- a CDS encoding helix-turn-helix domain-containing protein encodes MATTLKDKMKKLPAARRKKVEARAAQLIAQEMTLRELRQAHRHTQERIAETLGIGQEGVSRLEKRSDLLISTLRSYIEAMGGSLSIIAKFPDHPPVEVAGLTAIDAETATVHS; translated from the coding sequence ATGGCTACCACACTGAAAGATAAAATGAAGAAGCTGCCGGCGGCGCGCCGGAAGAAGGTCGAAGCGCGCGCGGCTCAACTGATCGCGCAGGAAATGACCTTGCGTGAATTGCGCCAGGCCCACAGGCACACCCAGGAACGCATTGCCGAAACCCTCGGCATCGGACAGGAAGGGGTGTCCCGCCTCGAAAAGCGCAGCGACCTCTTGATTTCAACACTGCGCAGCTACATCGAAGCCATGGGAGGCAGCCTGTCGATCATCGCAAAATTCCCGGATCATCCGCCTGTTGAAGTCGCAGGCCTGACGGCGATCGACGCTGAAACAGCAACAGTTCACTCATGA